A portion of the Deinococcus hopiensis KR-140 genome contains these proteins:
- a CDS encoding IS3 family transposase — protein MRGARPKEVSVRRLCELHGVNRSWFYEQQGREEMDADQALSQDIEAVVVEFDGYGYRRVTRELARRGRPVNHKRVLRVMRERRLLCRPKRRYRATTDSNHNEKRFPNLLREVVPVRPDQVWQADLTYVRVRQGFVYLACVLDGFTREVVGWSMSKFLDADLPLAALNNALAARCPAPGLLHHSDQGVQYASRVYVDRLRSAGITPSMSRTGNPYDNAKMESFYKTLKTEEVDLQEYVDLDDARRHIEFFIADLYNRRRLHSSLGYVPPAEFAARYTTAQM, from the coding sequence ATGCGCGGAGCGCGCCCAAAAGAGGTGTCGGTGCGTCGTCTGTGTGAGCTGCACGGGGTTAATCGCTCGTGGTTCTACGAACAGCAGGGCCGGGAGGAGATGGACGCCGATCAGGCGTTGTCCCAGGACATTGAGGCCGTAGTGGTGGAGTTCGACGGATACGGATATCGGCGTGTCACCCGCGAGTTGGCCCGACGAGGCCGCCCAGTGAACCACAAGCGCGTGTTGAGAGTCATGCGGGAACGCCGGTTGCTCTGCCGCCCGAAGCGCCGCTATCGGGCGACAACCGATTCCAACCACAACGAGAAGCGCTTCCCAAATCTGCTACGCGAAGTCGTCCCAGTACGGCCAGATCAGGTCTGGCAAGCCGATCTGACCTACGTGCGAGTCCGCCAAGGCTTTGTGTACCTGGCCTGCGTGCTGGACGGTTTTACCCGTGAGGTGGTGGGCTGGTCCATGTCAAAGTTTCTGGACGCAGATTTACCGCTGGCAGCGCTCAACAACGCGCTTGCAGCGCGTTGTCCTGCCCCCGGTCTGCTGCACCATTCGGACCAGGGCGTGCAATACGCCAGTCGGGTGTACGTGGACCGCTTGCGGTCCGCAGGAATCACGCCAAGTATGTCCAGGACAGGCAATCCCTATGACAACGCCAAAATGGAGAGCTTCTACAAGACCCTGAAGACTGAGGAGGTCGATCTGCAAGAATACGTCGATCTGGACGACGCTCGACGACACATCGAGTTCTTTATTGCGGACCTGTACAACCGTCGCCGACTGCACTCCAGCCTGGGGTACGTTCCACCCGCCGAGTTCGCCGCCCGCTACACTACCGCCCAGATGTGA
- a CDS encoding globin family protein: MTDDQIQLVQHSFTFIETQAEFVAARFYERLFALDPALKALFRGDLAEQGRKLMSALRLVVRGLDHLPPLLPAVRELGARHASFGVQHTHYALVGTALLGTLNEVLGDAFTTETREAWLEAYETLATVMQDAALDLAAAPHRYRGGLR, encoded by the coding sequence GTGACCGACGACCAGATCCAGCTCGTGCAGCACTCCTTCACTTTCATCGAGACGCAAGCCGAATTCGTGGCTGCCCGCTTCTACGAGCGCCTATTTGCGCTCGACCCGGCTCTAAAGGCGCTTTTCCGTGGCGACCTCGCGGAGCAGGGCCGCAAGCTGATGTCGGCCCTGCGGTTGGTGGTGCGTGGCCTCGATCACCTGCCGCCCCTGCTACCCGCCGTGCGCGAACTTGGAGCGCGCCACGCAAGCTTCGGTGTGCAGCACACCCACTACGCCCTGGTGGGCACCGCGCTGCTGGGCACCCTCAACGAAGTGCTGGGCGACGCCTTCACAACAGAGACGCGCGAAGCGTGGTTGGAGGCCTACGAGACGCTCGCCACCGTCATGCAGGACGCGGCACTTGACCTCGCCGCCGCTCCCCACCGGTACCGGGGCGGCTTGCGCTGA
- the rhaS gene encoding rhamnose ABC transporter substrate-binding protein: MQHRKLMLAALTLSLGAVATAQTGIPKGITVAFLPKQVNNPYFATAWKGGQAAIKEFAGVGKQVGPSDAGASSQVSYINTLLAQRQKAIVVSASDQNALVPYLKRAMGQGVKVVTYDSDVAKDGRNVFVSQASADTIARDEVKLLAKQIGNKGEIAILSATPNATNQNAWIKVMQEELKKPQYKEMKLVKIAYGNDDDQKSFTEMQGLMQAYPNLRGVISPTTVGISAAARYLSSSPYKGKVALTGLGTPNQMREFVKNGTVSGFALWNPEDLGYLASYAAAALVSGQITGKEGDKFSAGKLGQRTVGKDGVIILGPLTVFDKSNIDKFNF, encoded by the coding sequence ATGCAACACCGCAAACTGATGCTCGCTGCCCTCACCCTCTCGCTCGGCGCTGTGGCCACCGCTCAAACGGGCATCCCCAAGGGCATCACGGTCGCCTTCCTGCCCAAGCAGGTGAACAATCCCTACTTCGCCACCGCGTGGAAGGGTGGTCAGGCCGCCATCAAGGAGTTCGCGGGGGTGGGCAAGCAGGTCGGCCCCTCTGACGCGGGGGCCAGCAGCCAGGTGAGCTACATCAACACGCTGCTCGCCCAGCGCCAGAAGGCCATCGTGGTGTCCGCCAGCGACCAGAACGCCCTGGTGCCCTACCTCAAGCGCGCGATGGGACAGGGCGTGAAGGTCGTGACGTACGACAGCGACGTGGCGAAAGACGGACGCAACGTGTTCGTCAGTCAGGCCAGCGCCGACACCATTGCCCGCGATGAGGTGAAGCTGCTCGCCAAGCAGATCGGCAACAAGGGAGAAATTGCCATCCTCTCCGCCACACCGAACGCCACGAACCAGAACGCCTGGATCAAGGTGATGCAGGAAGAACTGAAAAAGCCGCAGTACAAGGAGATGAAGCTCGTCAAGATTGCGTACGGCAACGATGACGACCAGAAGTCCTTCACCGAGATGCAGGGCCTGATGCAGGCCTACCCGAACCTCAGGGGCGTGATCTCCCCGACCACCGTGGGAATCAGCGCGGCCGCACGTTACCTGTCGAGCAGCCCCTACAAGGGCAAAGTTGCGCTGACTGGCCTGGGTACCCCGAACCAGATGCGCGAGTTTGTGAAGAATGGAACCGTATCGGGTTTTGCCCTTTGGAACCCTGAAGACCTCGGCTACCTCGCCTCTTACGCCGCCGCCGCCCTCGTGAGTGGGCAGATCACAGGCAAGGAGGGGGACAAATTCAGCGCCGGCAAGCTTGGCCAGCGTACAGTTGGCAAAGACGGAGTCATCATCCTGGGGCCGCTCACCGTTTTCGACAAGAGCAACATTGACAAGTTCAATTTCTAA
- a CDS encoding ABC transporter permease encodes MSVPHKPARSLLGWEAAVIVLVALALLIGSFLHDAFLTAANLSNLSSNLVEIALIALTMTLVVIAAEIDLSVASIVGMCSALLGVLWAAHVPMPLAILVTLALGSLAGFLNGWLVTRLGLPSLAVTIGTLALYRGLAYALLGDRAVADFPPFWTNLGFGLVPGTQIPIPIVAFVILAAITAVVLHATPFGRSLYAIGANEVAARFAGLRVERTKLVLFILSGLMSAFAAVIYTFRFSSARADNANGLELAVVAGVLLGGVSIFGGRGSVIGVIAAVFLIGIIQNALTLADVPNEILTIVTGLLLIVSVLGPNLAARVKAARQRRSQLIPPKGGAA; translated from the coding sequence GTGAGCGTTCCTCACAAGCCTGCCCGCAGCCTGCTTGGCTGGGAAGCCGCCGTCATTGTCCTGGTCGCCCTCGCCCTCCTGATCGGTTCGTTTCTGCACGACGCGTTCCTGACCGCTGCCAACCTCTCCAACCTTTCCTCGAACCTTGTGGAGATCGCGCTGATCGCGCTCACCATGACGCTGGTCGTTATCGCCGCCGAGATTGATCTTTCCGTGGCGTCCATCGTGGGCATGTGCAGCGCCCTCCTCGGCGTGTTGTGGGCCGCCCACGTTCCTATGCCCCTGGCGATCCTCGTGACCCTCGCGCTCGGGTCACTGGCGGGTTTTCTCAACGGATGGTTGGTCACCCGCCTGGGCCTCCCTTCCCTCGCAGTCACGATCGGCACACTCGCCCTGTACCGGGGCCTGGCATATGCCCTGCTGGGCGACCGGGCCGTCGCTGACTTCCCGCCCTTCTGGACCAACCTGGGATTTGGCCTGGTGCCCGGCACGCAAATCCCTATCCCCATCGTGGCCTTCGTGATCCTCGCTGCAATCACCGCGGTGGTCCTGCACGCCACGCCCTTCGGGCGTTCGCTGTACGCCATCGGGGCGAACGAAGTGGCCGCGAGGTTTGCCGGTCTGCGCGTCGAGCGCACCAAGCTGGTGCTGTTCATTCTTTCCGGCCTGATGAGCGCCTTCGCGGCCGTAATCTACACCTTCCGCTTCTCCAGCGCCCGTGCGGACAACGCCAACGGTCTGGAACTCGCCGTCGTTGCCGGGGTGCTGCTGGGCGGCGTGAGCATCTTCGGTGGGCGGGGCAGCGTTATCGGCGTTATCGCGGCCGTCTTCCTGATCGGCATCATCCAGAACGCCCTGACGCTCGCGGACGTTCCCAACGAAATTCTGACCATCGTAACGGGGCTGCTGCTGATCGTCTCGGTCCTCGGACCCAACCTCGCCGCACGCGTGAAAGCTGCTCGGCAGCGCCGAAGTCAGTTGATCCCTCCCAAAGGAGGCGCGGCGTGA
- a CDS encoding ABC transporter permease codes for MTQFSSTGAAGSASPTLLTRLFQAREASLLLILLALVAVTTAINSRFLSAQSLRDLALNVAIVALVVVGQTLVLLMKHVDLSVSSVLGLTAFLTGSLFVANPGMPIGVAFLAGLGMGAVLGAINGLLVAYGKVPALVATLGTLYVFRGVDYAVVHGGQITASNLPAAFSGFASGSILGVPNLVLLVLAVMTGFGIYLRSYRSGREYYAVGSNVEAANLAGINVNRRVLTGFVLSGAIAGLAGVLYLARFGTVDAAAGNGLELQVIAAAVVGGVAITGGVGTIAGAGIGALLLGVIGSALVALRAPAFWQQAIQGALLLLAISIDIIIARRAARAMQERSHR; via the coding sequence ATGACGCAATTCTCCTCGACTGGAGCGGCGGGCAGCGCCTCACCGACCCTCCTGACACGGCTCTTTCAGGCGCGGGAAGCCAGCCTGCTCCTGATTCTGCTGGCCCTGGTGGCCGTGACCACCGCGATCAATTCCCGTTTCCTGAGTGCCCAGAGCCTGCGAGACCTGGCGCTGAACGTCGCCATCGTCGCGCTGGTGGTGGTGGGGCAGACCTTGGTTTTGCTGATGAAGCACGTCGATCTGAGCGTGAGCAGCGTCCTCGGCCTAACGGCGTTCCTGACCGGCTCCCTCTTTGTCGCCAATCCCGGCATGCCCATCGGGGTGGCGTTCCTGGCGGGCCTGGGGATGGGCGCCGTACTCGGCGCAATCAACGGTCTGCTCGTCGCCTACGGAAAGGTTCCGGCGCTCGTCGCCACGCTGGGCACGCTGTACGTGTTTCGCGGAGTGGATTATGCCGTCGTTCACGGTGGGCAAATCACCGCCAGCAATCTCCCCGCAGCCTTCAGCGGCTTCGCCAGCGGCAGCATTCTCGGTGTGCCGAACCTCGTGCTCCTCGTCCTGGCCGTCATGACCGGGTTCGGCATCTACCTGCGCTCGTACCGTTCGGGGCGCGAGTACTACGCGGTCGGCTCCAACGTCGAAGCGGCCAACCTCGCCGGCATCAATGTGAACCGGCGCGTTCTGACGGGCTTCGTCCTCTCCGGCGCCATCGCGGGGCTTGCGGGGGTGTTGTACCTGGCCCGGTTCGGAACGGTGGACGCCGCCGCCGGGAACGGCCTGGAATTGCAGGTCATTGCGGCAGCCGTCGTCGGCGGCGTGGCCATCACGGGGGGTGTTGGCACCATCGCCGGTGCGGGCATCGGCGCCCTGCTGCTGGGCGTGATCGGCAGTGCCCTGGTCGCCCTGCGCGCTCCGGCCTTCTGGCAGCAGGCCATTCAGGGCGCACTGCTGCTGCTCGCCATTAGCATCGACATCATCATTGCCCGCCGCGCGGCCCGCGCCATGCAAGAAAGGAGTCACCGGTGA
- a CDS encoding sugar ABC transporter ATP-binding protein: MTEPTPILALRHASKSFGPVKALLDVSLELFGGEAHALLGENGAGKSTLVKILAGVHRADGGELLVGGRPRTFHNTAEARDAGIAIIYQEPTLFPDLTVAENVLMGRQPLKGGGRIDRRAMLARVGEILRELGVVLDPARPVRGLSIADQQIVEIAKALSFQARVLIMDEPTAALTGQETERLFRVVRTLRARGAAVLFITHRLEEAFAECQRLTIMRDGRWVNSGPSEEYTIDSVVHGMVGRDVQELYPKLAVTPGEVALAVQGLTRRGVFRNVSFQVRRGEIVGLAGLVGAGRSEVARSIFGIDPLDGGTVCVQGRAIRSGDTLAAMNAGIGLVPEDRRQQGLVMDMSIERNATLAVLNRLRQGPLMNRTAEYQTASDWTSKLRLKAHRLTDPVSTLSGGNQQKVVLAKWLATGPTVLIVDEPTRGVDVGAKAEVHRTIAELAAEGLAVLMISSDLPEVLGMADRILVMREGELVGELARRDASEEAVMYLATGQRNAAAIGGAA; encoded by the coding sequence TTGACTGAACCCACCCCCATCCTTGCCCTGCGCCACGCCAGCAAAAGCTTCGGACCCGTGAAAGCGCTTCTCGACGTGAGCCTTGAGCTCTTCGGTGGTGAAGCGCACGCGCTCCTGGGCGAGAACGGCGCGGGGAAAAGCACCCTCGTCAAGATTCTCGCGGGTGTCCACCGCGCGGATGGAGGGGAACTGCTGGTCGGCGGACGACCCCGCACCTTCCACAACACCGCCGAAGCCCGCGACGCGGGAATTGCCATCATTTACCAGGAACCGACGCTCTTCCCGGACCTCACGGTTGCCGAGAACGTCCTGATGGGCCGGCAACCGCTGAAAGGCGGCGGCCGGATTGACCGGCGGGCCATGCTCGCCAGGGTTGGAGAGATCCTGCGAGAACTGGGTGTGGTGCTCGATCCTGCCCGACCTGTTCGCGGCCTTTCCATCGCGGATCAGCAGATCGTCGAGATCGCCAAAGCCCTCTCCTTTCAGGCCCGCGTGCTGATTATGGATGAGCCGACCGCTGCGCTCACCGGGCAGGAAACCGAACGGCTCTTCCGCGTGGTCCGCACCCTCCGCGCCCGCGGCGCAGCCGTGTTATTCATTACCCACCGACTGGAAGAAGCCTTCGCGGAATGCCAGCGGTTGACCATCATGCGCGACGGCCGCTGGGTGAATTCCGGTCCCAGCGAGGAGTACACCATCGACAGCGTCGTGCACGGCATGGTTGGCCGCGACGTTCAGGAACTGTACCCCAAGCTGGCCGTCACTCCCGGAGAGGTGGCGCTGGCGGTCCAGGGCCTCACCCGCCGCGGGGTGTTCCGCAACGTAAGTTTCCAGGTGCGGCGCGGCGAAATCGTAGGTCTCGCCGGCTTGGTCGGAGCGGGACGCAGCGAAGTGGCCCGGTCGATCTTCGGTATTGACCCTCTGGACGGCGGCACCGTCTGCGTGCAGGGCCGCGCCATTCGCAGCGGCGACACCCTCGCCGCCATGAACGCCGGCATTGGCCTGGTGCCCGAGGACCGGCGGCAGCAGGGCCTCGTGATGGACATGTCCATTGAGCGCAACGCCACCCTCGCCGTCCTGAACCGGCTGCGTCAGGGTCCCCTGATGAACCGCACGGCGGAGTACCAGACGGCCAGTGACTGGACGAGCAAACTGCGCCTCAAGGCGCACCGCCTCACCGATCCTGTAAGCACCCTTTCGGGCGGCAATCAGCAGAAGGTCGTGCTGGCCAAATGGCTGGCCACTGGCCCTACGGTCCTGATTGTGGACGAGCCGACCCGCGGCGTGGATGTCGGCGCCAAAGCCGAGGTGCACCGCACCATCGCTGAACTCGCCGCCGAAGGGCTCGCGGTCCTCATGATCAGCTCGGATCTGCCGGAAGTCCTCGGGATGGCCGACCGAATCCTGGTCATGCGCGAGGGTGAACTCGTGGGGGAACTGGCGCGGCGCGACGCGTCCGAGGAGGCCGTGATGTACCTCGCGACGGGGCAGCGGAATGCGGCGGCCATCGGGGGGGCGGCGTGA
- a CDS encoding L-rhamnose mutarotase produces MKTEHLVEYKARHAQVWPDMLQALRETGWHNYSLFLGEDGLLVGYFETPDLLAAQTGMQQREVNARWQAEMAPFFEALDGKAPDQGFFQLEEVFHLD; encoded by the coding sequence GTGAAAACCGAACATCTCGTGGAGTACAAGGCGCGGCACGCCCAAGTCTGGCCGGACATGCTTCAGGCGCTCCGCGAGACCGGCTGGCACAACTACTCCCTCTTCCTCGGGGAAGACGGCCTCCTGGTCGGGTACTTCGAAACGCCAGACCTTCTAGCGGCGCAGACCGGCATGCAGCAGCGTGAAGTGAATGCCCGCTGGCAAGCCGAAATGGCACCCTTTTTCGAAGCCCTGGACGGTAAAGCCCCAGACCAGGGCTTCTTCCAGCTGGAGGAGGTGTTCCACCTTGACTGA
- a CDS encoding DeoR/GlpR family DNA-binding transcription regulator, producing MVSEVFKVGAERQHLILRRALADRVVKIKDLAAELGVHEMTIRRDLDQLAEQGLLERVHGGARLLEKASEEIAHQLRATKNTEAKEGIARAALNLIEDGDVVALDASTTAFALAQILHTRKVTAIVSGLDAANVLAQNGVPFLMVGGNFHAPARSFVGAFFMDTIARLHPDKVFFSAKAFSFATGFTDPHLPEVGAKQALIRSGSTVVAMLDASKFERRALATIATLDQVNILITDRAPPADIRAALDAADVKLVTQEEQ from the coding sequence ATGGTTTCCGAAGTCTTCAAGGTGGGCGCTGAGCGTCAGCACCTGATCCTGCGCCGCGCCCTGGCAGACCGCGTGGTCAAGATCAAGGACCTGGCAGCTGAACTCGGCGTCCACGAAATGACCATTCGGCGTGACCTGGATCAGCTCGCCGAACAGGGCCTGCTGGAACGCGTCCACGGCGGCGCCCGGCTGCTGGAAAAGGCCAGTGAGGAAATCGCCCACCAGCTGCGCGCCACCAAGAACACTGAGGCCAAGGAAGGCATCGCCCGAGCTGCGCTCAACCTGATTGAGGACGGCGACGTGGTCGCCCTCGACGCCAGCACCACCGCCTTCGCCCTCGCGCAGATCCTGCACACCCGCAAAGTCACTGCCATCGTCAGCGGTCTTGACGCTGCCAACGTCCTCGCGCAAAACGGCGTGCCCTTCCTGATGGTCGGCGGAAACTTCCACGCGCCCGCCCGTTCCTTTGTCGGCGCCTTCTTCATGGACACCATCGCCCGCCTCCACCCGGACAAGGTGTTTTTCTCCGCCAAAGCGTTCTCGTTCGCCACTGGATTTACTGACCCTCACCTGCCGGAAGTCGGAGCCAAGCAGGCCCTCATCCGTTCTGGAAGCACCGTCGTGGCCATGCTCGACGCTTCCAAATTCGAGCGTCGCGCGCTGGCCACCATCGCCACGCTGGATCAGGTCAACATTCTCATCACCGACCGCGCACCCCCAGCCGACATTCGCGCTGCGCTCGACGCGGCCGACGTCAAACTCGTGACCCAGGAGGAACAATGA
- the rhaI gene encoding L-rhamnose isomerase, protein MNADALSTALDQQRIETPSWGYGNSGTRFKTFSAPGAARDVWEKIEDAAEVHRLTGIAPSVALHIPWDAVSNYAELRRFAESRGVTLGAINPNVFQDDAYKLGSIAHPDEQVREQAMTHLLDCVEIMKQTGSRDLSLWFADGTNYAGQDDLRARKRRVRQALKRVHDALPEGGRMLVEYKLFEPAFYATDLFDWGAAYAHCLAIGDKAQVLVDLGHHAQSVNIEQIVAFLLDEGRLGGFHFNARRYADDDLIVGTTNPFELFCIYAELLSAERSEDTLTQTTAHNVAYMIDQSHNIEPKVEAMLQSVLNCQEAYAKALLIDRERLHAAQQAGDVLEAQRTLMDAFRTDVRPLLAGWRRSKGLPEDPVAVHRASGYQDKVRRDRGTATAAGGGFPVKS, encoded by the coding sequence ATGAACGCTGACGCCCTCTCCACCGCGCTGGACCAGCAGCGCATCGAAACCCCAAGTTGGGGCTATGGCAATTCCGGCACGCGCTTCAAGACCTTCTCCGCTCCAGGTGCCGCGCGGGACGTGTGGGAGAAGATCGAGGACGCCGCCGAGGTGCACCGACTCACCGGCATCGCCCCCAGCGTCGCCCTGCACATTCCCTGGGACGCAGTGAGCAACTATGCCGAACTCCGCCGCTTCGCCGAAAGCCGCGGCGTGACCCTCGGCGCGATCAACCCCAACGTCTTTCAGGACGACGCCTACAAGCTGGGCAGCATCGCCCATCCAGATGAGCAGGTGCGCGAACAGGCAATGACCCACCTGCTCGACTGCGTGGAAATCATGAAGCAGACCGGCTCCCGGGACCTTTCGCTCTGGTTCGCAGACGGCACCAACTACGCCGGGCAAGACGACCTCCGCGCCAGAAAACGACGTGTGCGTCAGGCCTTGAAGCGAGTCCATGACGCCCTTCCTGAAGGCGGCCGCATGCTCGTCGAGTACAAGCTCTTCGAACCCGCCTTCTACGCCACGGACCTGTTCGACTGGGGCGCGGCGTACGCCCACTGCCTCGCCATCGGTGACAAAGCGCAGGTGCTTGTCGACCTCGGCCACCACGCGCAGAGCGTGAACATCGAGCAGATCGTCGCGTTCCTCCTCGATGAGGGGCGCCTCGGCGGCTTCCACTTCAACGCCAGGCGGTATGCGGACGACGACCTGATCGTCGGTACGACAAACCCCTTCGAACTCTTCTGCATCTACGCGGAACTGCTCAGCGCCGAGCGGTCCGAAGACACCCTGACGCAGACCACCGCCCACAACGTCGCGTACATGATCGACCAGAGCCACAACATCGAACCCAAAGTCGAAGCCATGCTTCAGAGCGTTCTGAACTGCCAGGAAGCGTATGCCAAAGCCCTGCTGATCGACCGCGAACGTCTCCACGCTGCCCAGCAGGCCGGAGACGTCCTCGAAGCGCAGCGCACCCTGATGGACGCCTTCCGCACAGACGTCCGCCCCCTGCTGGCGGGCTGGCGCCGCTCGAAAGGGCTTCCCGAAGACCCCGTCGCCGTCCACCGTGCCAGCGGCTACCAGGACAAAGTCAGGCGTGACCGCGGCACTGCCACCGCCGCCGGTGGTGGGTTTCCCGTGAAGAGCTGA
- a CDS encoding bifunctional aldolase/short-chain dehydrogenase, translated as MTATQTKTVIQNRWNDAQAPQSDDLAALTYRSNLLGADRTLVNIYGGNTSTKSVEKDHLGRDVTVLWVKGSGSDIASITEKGFAGLKLDEVLPLFERPSMTDEEMTAYLERTVFEPGRPRQSIETLLHAFVPAKHVDHTHPDAIIAIACTPNGPDIMREIYGDRAAWVDYIRPGFTLSQQIGAAVRNNPGLEAVVMGKHGLVTWGDTAKESYETTLRIIGEAQAYLDAHQEEQPFGGVKVHSLPEDEANALLAEVLPVLRGAMKGARPVVLNVDRSPEVMEFVNSNAAAELSQVGAACPDHLVHTKRTPLFLSWTPEQGKDALLAAAKDAVERFKAEYAGYFEENKGEGDVMFTPSPRVVLIPGLGMINSGPDAQGADVSRQLYLRAIQVMKSASSLGGFVSLTAAESYAVEYWPLELYKLAQKPAPKVLEGHVALVTGAASGIGRAIARRLAQDGAHVVIADLNDEGGRQVAQEIAEERGYKRATSTGMNVTSEEQVQAAYTHAILQYGGVDVVVNNAGIASSAPIEETSLEMWNKNQNILSTGYFLVAREAFKVLKVQGTGGNLVFIGSKNSLAAGKNAAAYSTAKAAEIHLARCLAEEGGAHGIRVNSVLPDSVLSGSAIWDGKWRAERAATYGIREDQLEDFYKQRNTLKVNILPEDIAEATYFFTTPAASKTTGGILTVDGGVPIAYVR; from the coding sequence ATGACCGCAACCCAGACCAAGACTGTGATTCAGAACCGCTGGAACGACGCCCAGGCCCCTCAGAGCGATGACCTCGCCGCGCTGACCTACCGCTCGAACCTCCTTGGTGCCGACCGCACGCTGGTGAACATCTACGGTGGGAACACCAGCACCAAGAGCGTCGAGAAAGATCACCTCGGCCGGGACGTCACCGTGCTGTGGGTCAAGGGCTCCGGCAGCGACATCGCGTCCATCACGGAGAAGGGCTTCGCAGGTCTGAAACTCGACGAGGTGCTCCCCCTCTTTGAGCGGCCGAGCATGACCGACGAGGAGATGACCGCGTACCTGGAGCGCACCGTCTTCGAGCCTGGACGTCCTCGGCAGAGCATCGAGACGCTGCTGCACGCCTTTGTCCCCGCCAAACACGTGGACCACACGCACCCGGACGCGATCATCGCCATTGCCTGCACGCCCAACGGCCCGGACATCATGCGGGAGATCTACGGAGACCGTGCCGCGTGGGTGGACTACATCCGCCCCGGTTTCACCCTCAGCCAGCAGATTGGCGCCGCCGTGCGGAACAACCCGGGGCTCGAAGCCGTCGTGATGGGCAAGCACGGCCTGGTCACCTGGGGCGACACCGCCAAGGAAAGCTACGAGACCACCCTGCGCATCATTGGCGAAGCGCAGGCATACCTCGACGCCCATCAAGAAGAGCAACCATTCGGCGGAGTGAAGGTGCACAGCCTGCCGGAGGACGAGGCGAACGCCCTGCTCGCTGAGGTGCTTCCCGTCCTGCGCGGCGCCATGAAAGGCGCGCGGCCCGTCGTCCTGAATGTCGACCGCAGCCCTGAAGTGATGGAGTTTGTGAATTCCAATGCGGCCGCCGAACTCTCGCAGGTGGGGGCCGCTTGCCCCGATCACCTCGTGCACACCAAGCGCACGCCGCTCTTCTTAAGCTGGACACCCGAGCAGGGCAAAGACGCTCTGCTCGCCGCAGCAAAGGACGCTGTCGAGCGGTTCAAAGCAGAGTACGCAGGGTACTTCGAGGAGAACAAGGGCGAAGGGGACGTGATGTTCACGCCCAGCCCCCGCGTCGTCCTGATTCCCGGGCTCGGCATGATCAACAGTGGACCGGACGCTCAAGGTGCTGACGTCTCCCGTCAGCTGTACTTACGCGCCATTCAGGTCATGAAGAGTGCCAGCAGCCTTGGCGGATTCGTCTCCCTGACGGCTGCGGAGTCCTACGCGGTGGAGTACTGGCCGCTGGAACTGTACAAGCTCGCGCAGAAACCCGCTCCCAAGGTCCTCGAAGGGCACGTTGCCCTGGTAACTGGCGCAGCCAGTGGCATCGGACGCGCCATCGCCCGCCGCCTTGCCCAGGACGGAGCCCACGTCGTGATTGCAGATCTCAACGATGAGGGGGGCCGCCAGGTCGCGCAGGAGATTGCGGAGGAGCGGGGATACAAGCGCGCCACCAGCACCGGCATGAACGTCACCAGTGAGGAGCAGGTGCAGGCCGCCTACACCCACGCCATCCTGCAGTACGGTGGCGTGGACGTCGTAGTCAACAACGCCGGCATCGCTTCGAGCGCGCCCATTGAAGAAACCAGCCTGGAGATGTGGAACAAGAACCAGAACATCCTCTCCACTGGGTATTTCCTGGTGGCCAGGGAAGCGTTCAAGGTCCTCAAGGTCCAGGGGACCGGCGGAAACCTGGTGTTCATCGGGAGCAAGAACAGCCTCGCTGCTGGGAAAAATGCCGCGGCCTACAGCACGGCCAAAGCCGCTGAGATTCACCTGGCCCGCTGCCTGGCGGAAGAAGGCGGGGCGCACGGGATCCGCGTGAACAGCGTCCTCCCCGACAGCGTCCTGTCCGGCTCGGCCATCTGGGACGGCAAGTGGCGCGCCGAGCGGGCCGCGACGTACGGCATCCGCGAAGATCAGCTCGAAGACTTCTACAAGCAGCGCAACACGCTGAAAGTCAACATCCTCCCCGAGGACATCGCGGAGGCCACGTACTTCTTCACCACGCCCGCGGCGAGCAAGACCACCGGGGGGATCCTCACGGTGGACGGTGGGGTGCCCATCGCGTATGTCCGCTGA